Proteins encoded in a region of the Sulfurimonas marina genome:
- the hypA gene encoding hydrogenase maturation nickel metallochaperone HypA: MHEYSVVQALLEQVEDLAKENQASKVTKIVTKIGVMSGIEIHLFEVAFNSFKEKTICEEAEFIIQIQPVVIRCNSCGEENTLEKIHYCCPECESTNVEVIDGEDMYLMSLEMQ; encoded by the coding sequence GTGCATGAATATAGCGTAGTACAGGCTTTGTTGGAACAAGTTGAAGATCTTGCAAAAGAGAATCAAGCTTCAAAGGTCACAAAAATCGTTACAAAAATAGGGGTGATGAGCGGTATTGAAATCCATCTGTTTGAAGTCGCCTTTAATAGTTTTAAAGAGAAAACCATCTGTGAAGAGGCTGAATTTATCATACAGATACAGCCTGTTGTGATCCGCTGTAATTCATGTGGTGAAGAAAACACTCTGGAAAAAATCCATTATTGCTGCCCTGAGTGCGAATCTACAAATGTAGAGGTGATAGACGGCGAAGATATGTATCTTATGAGTTTAGAGATGCAATAA
- a CDS encoding hydrogenase small subunit, which produces MRVVIIGAGIAGAYIANKLIQEDISLDIVLLSDEEYPSYDRIHLCRLVDDSDEVDDIAIPLHPKIKLELRQKITSIDREHKRVLTEDAMYGYDKLIIATGSLPITLFDIQNISNATVFRSARDCKKIHEGVQGREVVIVGAGPIALELLETLSDMDAVKHITLLVRSDALYSKDLSIDAIKTIENSYTDNGKVSISYEDEIVDKTVENSEITSIQTKKMKIENPFVVFGVGIKPNIELFRDVLKSNKGLLTNNYMQTEDENIYAIGECAEVEEFNFIAGHVKACTLQADCAISHILNLEKKEFKREIDVDMLKVGNFDLIEVRSPTFTSEYEKVLITSKKDNRIDEYFFNGDKLTRFIGINSNVDVGYLETLMDSGQKVDINYLYENRLVGERGRLVCSCEHVYQQDLVDIVKETGIASFSELAPFSQAGRVCGKCKVMVQDIIKDSQDLIDPNMVRKTPEELQREKEIQAVQKRLDKFNTLHPRNNLSAENLENALESIEIEKHQVNSWISMVTANMQLHPNFEEVVERGIKTLNRVPIIWLELADCSGNSEAFIKSENPAIEDLIFDYVSLDYHELLMSPSGDQSETVLEDIVKNQKGEYVLIVEGAVPLAMDGKYLRIGPNGTTGLELLQNTAKDAALIMAVGSCAFDGGVVAAAPNPTGAVGVAEALGRDDVINIPGCPTNPTNIVGTLLSYLMFEELPPLDSFNRPLWAYEGRIHDNCERRGHYELGEFVKEWGDEGAKKGYCLFEMGCKGPYANANCPTMKFNGGTSWPVQAGHGCMGCVEAGFFDKFANERKYEEEVEDES; this is translated from the coding sequence ATGAGAGTTGTAATTATCGGTGCGGGGATTGCAGGTGCTTATATTGCAAATAAACTGATACAAGAAGATATCTCTTTAGATATAGTTCTTTTAAGTGATGAAGAGTATCCCTCGTATGACAGAATCCACTTATGCCGTTTGGTAGACGACTCTGATGAGGTTGATGATATTGCCATCCCGCTCCACCCTAAGATAAAACTGGAACTGCGTCAAAAAATTACATCTATTGACAGAGAGCATAAGCGTGTACTAACCGAGGATGCAATGTACGGTTACGACAAGCTCATTATCGCTACAGGCTCTTTGCCTATTACACTCTTTGATATACAAAATATCTCAAATGCTACCGTTTTTAGAAGTGCCCGTGATTGTAAAAAGATCCATGAGGGTGTCCAGGGCAGAGAGGTTGTGATCGTAGGTGCCGGACCGATAGCACTCGAACTGCTTGAAACATTGAGTGATATGGATGCGGTCAAGCATATTACACTTCTTGTGCGCTCTGACGCTCTTTACAGTAAAGACCTCTCGATCGATGCTATTAAAACTATAGAAAACTCTTACACCGACAATGGAAAAGTCTCTATCTCGTATGAGGATGAGATTGTAGATAAAACAGTAGAAAACTCTGAGATAACTTCGATCCAAACCAAGAAGATGAAAATTGAAAATCCTTTTGTTGTTTTTGGAGTGGGAATAAAACCAAATATAGAACTATTCCGTGATGTCCTCAAGTCCAACAAAGGGCTTCTTACAAACAACTATATGCAAACCGAAGATGAAAATATCTATGCCATAGGTGAGTGTGCCGAAGTGGAAGAGTTTAACTTTATAGCGGGGCATGTAAAAGCGTGTACACTTCAGGCTGATTGTGCCATTTCACACATATTAAACCTGGAGAAAAAAGAGTTCAAGCGTGAGATCGATGTAGATATGCTCAAAGTTGGAAACTTCGATCTTATAGAGGTACGTTCTCCCACATTTACGAGTGAGTATGAAAAGGTTTTAATAACATCGAAAAAAGACAACCGAATAGATGAGTACTTTTTCAACGGGGATAAACTGACACGCTTTATAGGGATAAACTCAAATGTTGATGTAGGGTATCTAGAGACGCTTATGGATAGCGGACAAAAAGTAGATATTAACTACCTTTATGAGAACAGACTTGTAGGTGAGCGCGGAAGACTTGTATGTAGTTGTGAGCATGTGTATCAGCAAGACCTTGTAGATATTGTAAAAGAGACAGGAATCGCTTCATTTTCTGAGTTGGCACCGTTTTCCCAGGCGGGTCGTGTATGTGGAAAATGTAAGGTGATGGTACAAGATATCATAAAAGATTCGCAAGATCTAATTGATCCAAATATGGTGAGAAAAACACCCGAAGAGCTACAAAGAGAAAAAGAGATACAAGCTGTACAAAAACGTCTTGATAAATTTAACACTTTACATCCGAGAAACAACTTATCTGCAGAGAATTTGGAGAATGCTTTAGAGTCGATAGAGATCGAGAAACATCAAGTAAACAGTTGGATCTCTATGGTAACTGCAAATATGCAACTGCACCCCAATTTTGAAGAGGTTGTAGAAAGAGGGATCAAAACACTCAACCGCGTACCCATTATTTGGCTGGAGCTAGCTGACTGTAGCGGGAACTCGGAAGCTTTTATAAAATCGGAAAACCCGGCAATAGAGGATCTGATATTTGATTATGTATCGCTGGATTATCATGAGCTGTTAATGAGTCCAAGTGGTGATCAGAGTGAAACAGTTTTAGAAGATATCGTTAAAAATCAAAAAGGGGAATATGTCCTTATAGTAGAGGGGGCTGTTCCGCTTGCAATGGATGGAAAGTATCTAAGAATAGGTCCAAACGGTACAACGGGACTTGAGCTTTTACAAAATACGGCGAAGGATGCGGCACTCATTATGGCGGTTGGGAGTTGTGCTTTTGACGGCGGAGTGGTAGCTGCTGCTCCAAATCCAACAGGTGCTGTCGGAGTGGCTGAAGCACTTGGGCGTGACGATGTTATAAACATACCGGGTTGTCCTACAAACCCGACAAATATTGTGGGCACGCTTCTTTCGTACCTGATGTTTGAAGAGTTGCCGCCGCTGGATTCGTTCAACAGACCTCTGTGGGCTTATGAGGGGAGAATCCATGACAACTGTGAGAGACGCGGACACTATGAACTTGGTGAGTTTGTAAAAGAGTGGGGCGATGAGGGTGCCAAAAAAGGGTACTGCCTTTTTGAGATGGGATGTAAAGGTCCTTATGCAAATGCAAACTGCCCGACTATGAAGTTTAACGGTGGTACAAGTTGGCCTGTTCAAGCGGGTCATGGTTGTATGGGGTGTGTAGAGGCCGGTTTTTTTGACAAGTTTGCCAATGAGAGAAAGTATGAAGAGGAAGTAGAAGATGAGTCTTAA
- the hypE gene encoding hydrogenase expression/formation protein HypE, protein MNKQITLAMGNGGEENNELISKVFYKAFANDILEKSEDAAVIHNGELAFSTDSFTVSPIFFPGGDIGKLAICGTCNDLAMMGAKPKYLTCSVIIEEGFSLEELEKVVDSMKKELAINNAVIVSGDTKVVPKGSVDKIFINTTGIGEIEQKGLSANKISEDDVILLSRDIGCHGATIFTAREGMELSSNLQSDCASLSIQVQALIKEGVQITAMRDATRGGVSAVLNEWAKQSNICIEVQEEKIPVSQEVYGLCEMLGFEALNLANEGTFILAIPKADAAKAINVLQRFENSANSVEIAEVTQEYPAKVILKSGHGTKRFLEMPTGELLPRIC, encoded by the coding sequence ATGAATAAGCAAATAACTCTAGCTATGGGAAATGGCGGTGAAGAGAATAACGAATTGATTTCCAAAGTTTTCTACAAAGCTTTTGCAAACGATATTTTGGAAAAAAGTGAAGATGCAGCGGTGATCCATAACGGTGAGCTGGCATTTTCAACGGACAGTTTTACGGTTTCTCCGATCTTTTTCCCCGGTGGAGATATCGGCAAACTGGCAATTTGCGGAACTTGTAACGATCTGGCAATGATGGGTGCAAAACCGAAATACCTTACCTGTTCGGTGATCATAGAGGAGGGTTTTTCTCTAGAGGAACTTGAGAAGGTTGTAGACTCTATGAAAAAAGAGTTGGCAATAAACAATGCCGTAATTGTAAGCGGTGATACAAAGGTGGTTCCCAAAGGGAGTGTCGATAAGATCTTTATAAACACGACGGGAATAGGTGAGATCGAGCAAAAAGGACTAAGTGCTAATAAAATCTCCGAAGATGATGTTATTTTACTCTCACGAGATATAGGATGTCACGGGGCGACAATCTTTACGGCACGTGAAGGGATGGAGCTTTCAAGCAACCTGCAAAGCGATTGTGCATCTTTGAGTATTCAAGTGCAGGCCCTTATCAAAGAGGGTGTGCAAATTACTGCCATGCGTGATGCAACGCGCGGAGGTGTGAGTGCCGTGCTAAACGAGTGGGCGAAACAGTCAAATATCTGTATAGAGGTGCAAGAGGAGAAGATCCCTGTATCGCAAGAGGTGTACGGTCTTTGTGAAATGCTCGGTTTTGAGGCTTTGAATCTGGCAAACGAGGGGACTTTCATCTTAGCAATACCAAAAGCCGATGCAGCTAAAGCGATCAATGTTCTTCAGAGGTTTGAGAACTCTGCAAACTCTGTTGAGATAGCAGAGGTGACACAGGAATATCCCGCTAAAGTGATACTTAAAAGCGGACACGGCACAAAAAGATTTCTTGAGATGCCCACAGGTGAACTCTTACCTAGAATATGTTAA
- the hypD gene encoding hydrogenase formation protein HypD: protein MGELQLKDLYTGFRDPEVIQGYAKLIEEEAKKLPNLINIMEVCGGHTHTIMKYGLQQLLPENINFLHGPGCPVCIMPKERIDHAYILAMQEDVILVTLGDMIKVPGSKGSLQDARARGADVRFVYSPLDTLKIAKENQDKKVIFFAIGFETTTPMTAALLDVVIKQGIENILFHINHVTVPEAMELLLSDEECSIDAFLGPSHVSVISGSQIYKKFPHEYKKPVVVAGFEPVDVMESIAMVVKQFVEKRSELEVQYKRAVNHEGNLKAQALNEKYFEKAQKFRFRGLGDIPNSGLKLRDEYNKYNAEVLYEELLKSEPIEDHKLCICGDILKGKATPPQCSIFGTACKPSTPMGSCMVSSEGACAAYYKYGKLL, encoded by the coding sequence ATGGGTGAGTTACAGCTCAAAGACCTCTATACGGGTTTTAGAGATCCTGAGGTTATCCAAGGGTATGCAAAGCTGATCGAAGAAGAGGCAAAAAAACTGCCAAATCTCATAAATATTATGGAGGTGTGTGGCGGTCATACACATACGATCATGAAGTATGGATTACAACAGCTGCTGCCTGAAAATATCAACTTTCTCCATGGGCCTGGATGTCCGGTTTGCATAATGCCCAAAGAGCGGATAGATCATGCCTATATATTGGCAATGCAGGAGGATGTAATCCTTGTCACTTTAGGGGATATGATAAAAGTCCCGGGTTCTAAAGGGAGTTTGCAAGATGCACGTGCACGCGGGGCTGATGTGCGTTTTGTATACTCGCCGCTTGATACCTTGAAAATTGCCAAAGAAAATCAAGATAAAAAAGTAATCTTCTTTGCGATTGGTTTTGAAACAACTACACCGATGACTGCGGCACTTTTAGATGTAGTTATAAAGCAGGGGATTGAAAATATCTTGTTTCATATAAACCATGTAACTGTTCCAGAAGCTATGGAGCTGCTTTTATCCGATGAAGAGTGTAGTATTGACGCATTTTTAGGGCCGAGTCATGTGAGCGTTATAAGCGGGAGTCAGATCTATAAGAAGTTTCCCCATGAGTATAAAAAACCCGTAGTTGTTGCGGGGTTTGAGCCTGTTGACGTGATGGAATCAATTGCAATGGTTGTCAAACAGTTTGTTGAAAAGCGGTCTGAACTTGAAGTGCAGTACAAACGGGCTGTGAATCATGAAGGCAATCTAAAAGCTCAGGCATTAAATGAGAAATACTTTGAAAAAGCGCAAAAGTTCAGATTTAGAGGTTTGGGAGATATTCCAAACAGCGGATTGAAACTTCGGGATGAATATAATAAATATAATGCGGAAGTGCTTTACGAAGAGCTGCTTAAAAGCGAGCCGATCGAGGACCATAAACTCTGTATTTGCGGAGATATTCTTAAAGGCAAGGCAACTCCTCCACAGTGTTCTATCTTTGGCACTGCATGTAAACCGTCTACTCCGATGGGAAGTTGTATGGTAAGCAGTGAGGGTGCTTGTGCGGCATATTATAAATACGGGAAGCTTTTATGA
- a CDS encoding HyaD/HybD family hydrogenase maturation endopeptidase codes for MKELVVLGVGNILQHDDAIAVYASQYISDNYTFSPDIDIINGGVEGINLLNFFMEYKYILILDAIEIEDEAGAIYHIPSEELTGFGVNSGSAHDIGVLQCFELLELMGKKAPKSSVLGIVPHKIDTHIGLSDTLYSKFDTYIQTLVAVLKDLNIEAVKNDANLSLDDVIEKFNNPRASTPNLPL; via the coding sequence GTGAAAGAGTTAGTAGTTTTAGGTGTCGGAAATATCTTACAGCATGATGACGCTATAGCGGTATATGCCTCACAGTATATAAGCGACAACTACACTTTTTCACCCGACATAGATATTATAAACGGCGGTGTTGAGGGTATAAACCTTCTCAACTTTTTTATGGAATACAAATACATCCTCATCCTTGATGCTATAGAGATAGAAGATGAAGCGGGAGCTATTTACCATATCCCCTCAGAGGAGCTTACAGGTTTTGGAGTGAATTCCGGCAGTGCGCACGACATCGGAGTACTTCAATGCTTTGAACTTTTGGAACTGATGGGAAAAAAGGCACCAAAGTCTAGTGTTCTCGGGATCGTACCACATAAAATAGATACACATATAGGTCTAAGCGACACACTCTACTCAAAGTTTGACACCTATATCCAAACGCTTGTTGCTGTTTTAAAAGATCTTAATATAGAGGCTGTAAAGAACGATGCCAACCTCTCCCTTGATGATGTGATCGAGAAGTTTAATAACCCTAGAGCTAGCACCCCAAATTTGCCTCTGTAA
- a CDS encoding hydrogenase maturation protease: protein MGKNIVLVGSGNVLFKDEGIGVYAVRYIKENYDFSIPFEIIEGGTLGLKLLELLQEYDEVLIVNTSSEQNRDAGEIIIKNTEQFLEGDIVKKTASEVEIAEMLQVCSLSGTVAKTTVISIVPDDIMSVEVGVSDVLRREWKKYIQSVLGQMKLLGIEAKQRENVIELDEIVASYFNS from the coding sequence ATGGGAAAAAACATAGTACTGGTGGGTTCGGGAAACGTTCTTTTTAAAGATGAGGGTATAGGCGTGTATGCCGTGCGCTATATAAAAGAGAACTACGACTTTTCTATCCCCTTTGAGATAATAGAGGGCGGGACTTTAGGACTTAAACTCTTAGAGCTGCTGCAAGAGTATGATGAGGTGCTTATCGTTAATACCTCTTCGGAGCAAAACAGAGATGCAGGTGAGATAATCATAAAGAACACGGAACAGTTCTTAGAGGGTGACATAGTCAAAAAGACGGCAAGTGAAGTTGAAATAGCAGAGATGTTGCAAGTATGCTCTTTATCCGGAACTGTAGCTAAAACAACAGTTATAAGTATAGTTCCTGATGATATTATGAGTGTAGAGGTTGGAGTGAGTGACGTTTTAAGAAGAGAGTGGAAAAAGTATATTCAAAGTGTGCTTGGGCAAATGAAATTGTTGGGAATTGAAGCCAAGCAAAGAGAAAATGTTATAGAATTGGATGAGATAGTAGCGAGTTACTTTAATTCTTGA
- a CDS encoding nickel-dependent hydrogenase large subunit → MSLKKIVIDPITRIEGHLRVEVEVDENNVVQDAWASGQLFRGIETILQGRDPRDAGLMAGRICGVCTNSHFRGAITCVEDAYSLKIPKNAEIIRDLMAMALFIQDHVVHFYHLHSLDYVDVTSALKADPKMTSKEAHKYHENPFRNSHAHYEETLKKLDTFVKSGKLGPFANGYWGHGAYKLSAEQNLILISHYLEALKFQTKISKAVAIFGAKTPHPQTLVVGGVTSVADMLNPQRVNDYLFIMKEAQEFIQRAYLPDAKLLAIVYRDEIKAGIGRANGNYMSSGGYSFEGERKLFSDGVIYKHDFENIQDFDPSKITEEVDRAWYDGSTPEQEVKYTDLNSDGSLKTAKNDDKYSWIKAPRYDKQPMETGPLARLLISYSKKNPLIISFVDEFLKETDLELIDLCTSVGRNAARAIESIYVCEYIFKIASELLQNIKYYDTDTWTKYSFETLETQTQGRAFLEVPRGMLSHFINIKDAKIQNYSVIAPTTWNATPKNFDGLRGAYEEGLIGLKIEDREKPLEVLRVIHSFDPCLACAVHVIDAKGKELAKYKTTNVAF, encoded by the coding sequence ATGAGTCTTAAAAAAATTGTTATCGATCCAATCACGAGAATAGAGGGACATCTGCGTGTAGAAGTTGAGGTGGATGAAAATAATGTCGTTCAAGATGCCTGGGCTAGCGGACAGCTGTTTCGAGGAATAGAGACCATACTACAAGGTCGCGATCCAAGAGATGCGGGATTGATGGCGGGGCGTATTTGCGGTGTGTGTACAAACTCCCATTTTCGCGGGGCTATAACGTGTGTTGAAGATGCATACTCTCTTAAGATTCCTAAAAATGCCGAGATCATTCGTGATCTTATGGCTATGGCACTGTTTATTCAGGATCATGTGGTTCATTTTTACCATCTGCACTCTTTAGACTATGTGGATGTAACAAGTGCCCTAAAAGCTGATCCGAAGATGACATCCAAAGAGGCACACAAGTACCATGAAAACCCTTTTAGAAACTCCCATGCTCACTATGAAGAGACACTGAAAAAACTGGACACTTTTGTAAAAAGTGGAAAGCTCGGACCGTTTGCCAACGGCTACTGGGGACATGGTGCATACAAGCTCTCGGCAGAGCAGAACTTAATTCTTATTTCTCATTATCTTGAAGCGCTCAAATTTCAAACAAAGATCTCCAAAGCGGTAGCGATTTTCGGCGCTAAAACTCCCCATCCTCAAACTTTGGTAGTCGGCGGGGTGACAAGTGTAGCAGATATGTTAAATCCGCAAAGGGTGAATGACTATCTTTTTATTATGAAAGAGGCACAGGAGTTTATCCAGCGGGCATACCTTCCAGATGCAAAACTCTTGGCGATAGTGTATCGTGATGAGATAAAAGCGGGCATCGGAAGAGCGAACGGGAACTACATGTCATCGGGCGGTTACAGCTTTGAAGGGGAGAGAAAACTTTTTAGCGACGGTGTAATCTACAAGCACGATTTTGAAAATATACAAGATTTTGATCCGAGTAAGATCACAGAAGAGGTAGATCGAGCTTGGTATGACGGCAGTACTCCAGAACAGGAAGTAAAATATACCGATCTAAACAGTGACGGCTCTTTAAAAACGGCGAAAAATGATGACAAGTACTCGTGGATCAAAGCACCGCGCTACGATAAGCAACCGATGGAGACGGGGCCGCTTGCACGACTGCTCATAAGCTACTCTAAAAAGAATCCTTTGATTATCTCATTTGTAGATGAGTTCTTAAAAGAGACCGATTTGGAACTCATCGATCTTTGTACATCTGTAGGGAGAAATGCAGCCCGCGCAATTGAGAGCATTTATGTATGTGAGTATATTTTCAAGATTGCTTCAGAGTTACTGCAAAATATAAAATACTACGATACCGATACTTGGACAAAGTACAGTTTTGAGACCTTGGAAACACAAACGCAGGGAAGGGCATTTTTGGAAGTGCCAAGAGGGATGCTTTCTCACTTTATCAACATAAAAGATGCAAAGATACAAAACTATTCGGTAATAGCACCGACAACCTGGAATGCTACACCGAAAAACTTTGACGGGCTCAGAGGTGCATACGAAGAAGGGTTAATCGGTTTAAAGATAGAAGACAGAGAAAAGCCGTTAGAGGTTTTACGTGTAATCCACTCTTTTGATCCATGTCTGGCATGTGCCGTACATGTTATAGATGCAAAAGGGAAAGAACTTGCGAAGTATAAAACTACTAATGTAGCTTTCTAG
- a CDS encoding HypC/HybG/HupF family hydrogenase formation chaperone yields MCLSIPSKVVKIDKERNVVTVDTMGITREAGLDLMEEDDVKVGDYVLLHIGFIMNKLDEADALESLKVYSELVEKMDEQERQNLVEEDDNCPNRGR; encoded by the coding sequence ATGTGCCTTTCAATTCCAAGCAAAGTTGTAAAGATAGATAAAGAGAGAAACGTAGTAACGGTAGATACTATGGGTATTACTCGTGAAGCGGGTTTGGATCTGATGGAAGAGGATGATGTAAAAGTAGGGGATTATGTACTTTTACACATCGGTTTTATTATGAACAAGCTAGATGAAGCGGATGCTCTGGAGTCTTTAAAAGTGTACAGCGAACTAGTTGAGAAGATGGATGAACAAGAGCGGCAAAACTTGGTCGAAGAGGATGATAATTGTCCTAATAGAGGCAGATAA
- the hypB gene encoding hydrogenase nickel incorporation protein HypB: protein MCADCGCSITGTTLGDGHEHHHHHEHTHDHSHEHQAAHETLHHNPQLNDAKTISVITKILDKNNHEAAHNRSHFDNHKVLGINLMSSPGSGKTALLEAMADLAEFKFGVIEGDLETSRDADRMKAKGIPAYQIQTGSACHLDAFMVHKGLHAMPLDEIDLCFVENVGNLVCPASYDVGTHLNIVLVSVPEGSDKIEKYPVMFRQADLILITKMDLIEHFDYDLEHEKKEARKIKPGVDILEVSVKDPSSVQRVIEWIEFKRKMRA, encoded by the coding sequence ATGTGTGCAGATTGTGGATGTAGTATAACAGGAACAACTTTAGGAGATGGGCACGAGCATCATCATCATCATGAACATACTCATGATCACTCACACGAGCATCAGGCTGCGCATGAAACACTGCACCATAACCCGCAGTTAAACGATGCGAAAACTATAAGTGTCATTACAAAGATTTTAGATAAAAACAACCATGAAGCAGCGCATAACCGCAGCCACTTTGATAACCACAAAGTTCTCGGCATTAACCTTATGAGCTCACCGGGAAGCGGAAAAACTGCACTGCTTGAAGCTATGGCGGATTTGGCAGAGTTTAAATTTGGTGTGATTGAAGGGGATTTGGAGACTTCACGTGATGCCGATCGAATGAAAGCAAAAGGGATCCCTGCCTATCAGATACAAACAGGCTCAGCATGCCATTTGGATGCTTTCATGGTACATAAGGGATTGCATGCGATGCCGCTGGATGAGATTGATCTGTGTTTTGTAGAGAATGTCGGCAATCTTGTGTGTCCCGCTTCGTATGATGTCGGAACCCATTTAAACATTGTTCTGGTTTCAGTTCCCGAGGGCAGCGACAAGATAGAGAAATACCCCGTAATGTTTCGGCAGGCTGATCTGATCTTAATAACTAAGATGGACCTAATAGAGCACTTTGATTATGACCTCGAACATGAAAAAAAAGAGGCACGAAAAATCAAACCGGGTGTTGACATTTTAGAGGTAAGCGTAAAAGACCCTTCATCTGTTCAAAGAGTGATAGAGTGGATCGAATTTAAACGTAAAATGAGAGCTTAG